In Amycolatopsis coloradensis, one genomic interval encodes:
- a CDS encoding flavin reductase family protein gives MNRAIHGLRDCLGQFATGVTVVTVRHEGAVHGATVNAFASISLEPPLVMVSLDRRSRLCGRLAGAAFEINILSSWQQGIARHFAGDGTDPAAEIRWDTLPHSLRLAGCAAYLTCAPWASYDGGDHVLYLGEVRNFEIRGGPPLIFHRGDFHELRQTATLAPTTDGTGILR, from the coding sequence GTGAACCGGGCGATCCACGGGCTCAGGGACTGTTTGGGCCAGTTCGCCACCGGCGTCACCGTGGTGACCGTTCGCCACGAAGGCGCCGTCCACGGTGCGACGGTCAACGCTTTCGCCTCGATTTCCCTCGAACCACCGCTCGTGATGGTCTCACTGGACCGCCGCAGCAGATTGTGCGGGCGACTGGCGGGAGCCGCATTCGAAATCAACATTCTTTCGTCGTGGCAACAAGGAATCGCCCGGCATTTCGCGGGTGACGGCACGGATCCGGCAGCCGAGATCCGCTGGGACACGCTTCCGCATTCCCTCCGCCTCGCCGGCTGCGCGGCGTATCTGACCTGCGCGCCGTGGGCCTCCTACGACGGTGGCGATCACGTGCTCTACCTCGGCGAAGTACGGAACTTCGAGATCCGCGGCGGACCTCCGCTCATCTTCCACCGCGGTGACTTCCACGAACTGCGCCAGACCGCCACGCTCGCCCCCACCACCGACGGGACAGGAATTCTTCGATGA